In the Haladaptatus sp. QDMS2 genome, TGGCGCAGTACTAATCCTTCGTGCAGGACTGGTCCGAACAACTTACCTAAGTGATGAGAACATCGATATCTCCAGCTTGGCTCCGTGCAAATCGTGCGAGGATTTAATCGATCCGCTCAGAGGAGATACCTGCCCATGGTGTGGAATCGAGATTCGCGGCCAGTTCCGAATCAGACATGTCATAATCACACGGAAGGGTGACCGTCAATGAGTGGGTTGCCGTACGTCGAGCTCGGTGATCTCGATGGCACCCACGGGTTGATTCGCACGAGCGGCTTCGTGAATTGGGAGACCGATATTTCTACGTACAAGCCGTTTCAGCGAGTTGGGATTGGAGATAGTTCGATAAACCCTCGGTCTGTCGTTTGCACGGTCTGGACGCCAGATATTGACCTCGAAGTGGGTGTTGGGTACTATTTTGTTGGCGTCGACACGGTGTGGGAGAAGGGAAACGAGATTCAATTGAAGCTCTACGATAGGTGCCGAGCAACCGAGTTCTGGCGACGGGAATAGGCATGCAATCGCCAATATCTGTTTCGAGGCGGTCAAGGCGGTTCAAGAACCGCACCAATGACACATACGTATTGTACTAGCTCATGAATCTCACCCGGAGACAACTGAACAGCAAGATTTCTCACCTCTTCGAATTCCGGCTGTTCCGTAAATTTGAATCTGTAGCCGTACGACTGGCGGTATTGGGCGGTCCGTCAGTAATGCCGTCACCGGCCAACTTGACGTGTCAAGACGAAGACTACCAGCGCGAAGAAGAGCACACCCAGCCCTGTCTCGAGCGTCGCTATCACTTCACCAGCAGGACTCACGCTGAGTTGTCCGTATCCAAGCCCGGTGAACGTTGAGAGACTCAGAAGGAGGCCGAACAAAGGCGCGATATATCCAACCTCGAGGTACCCCACCGGCCCCAGATTAGTGTGTGTCAACCCCATTGCAGGATAAACGAAGGGCATCACTCCAATGACGAGGACTGCCGTCCGCTTCACTAATCGTGAAAGCGACTCTCCGTAATCCGTCGTAATCTGGGAGAACCGGTTGATATAGAGTGGGACAGTCGCTCCCTGTTCGCGGTGGAAGCGTTGTTCGAGCTCTTTCCTGTTACGGAAGTAATGGGTAGCGAAATCGCCGAAGGCGTTGTCCCTCATGACTTGCTCGAGCGTGCCGTAGACGGACATCGCCTTCCGAATCGATGATGTTTGCGTAGTAGCAGTCTCGTGGACCTCGGCGTCGGAGCGCGGGTCATAATTGACGTACAAGTTCGAATTGATTTCAGCTAGGTTCTCTTCGGTGTTAATCTCATTGAACTCGGTTCCCCCTCCGATGCGTGCCGATTCGAGCATCGCCCCGTACATCGATGCGCCCTTGAAATCGGCGCGGAAGAGCTCGGTCTGATCGAACGCGACCCGTTCAACGTTCGCGTTGACGAAGCTAGCACCACTTGCCTTCGCGTCCGTGATTACCGCGTCGCTGATATCCGCACGGTCGAACCGAGTCTCGACGAGCCGAGCCCCGGAGAACCGCGCAGCGTCCAACCGGACGTCGCGTAAATTACCACCACTCAAATTAGCGTCGGTGAAGTCGAGCCCCTTGGCGTTCTGCGATTGTAAAACAATACTCTCGAGGTTTGCATCCTGGAACGATGCCTCGTCGAGGATTGCTTCCGTTAAATCGGAACCACTGAGATTGGCTTCGTCGAAGACGCTACCCTTGAGATTGCACATTCCGAAGGTCGTATCAGGGATGGAGGCATTCCTGAAGGAGACTTCCTGGAGGTTCGCGTCTATGAACCGTGCATTGGACAACGTCGCATGTTCGAAGGAAGCACCGGTCAGCGTCGCCCCATCTAACAAAGCGCCAGAGAGGTTCGCACGGTCGAAGCGAGCTCTCCTAAGAAACGTTCCGGTTAGGTCCGTACCCTCTAGTCGTGCGCCGCTCAAATCGACGCCCTCGAGCGTCGCCCGTCTGAGATTCGCATCGTCGAGGATGGCCCCGCTGAAGCGGCATTCCGCGAGATCCTCGGTCAGGGTCGCGTTCGTGAGGTTGGCGCCACGAAAGTCTGCCCCCTTGATTTTCGCGTAGGTGAAGTCCGCACCTTTCAGCTCTGCACCACGAAGATCCGCACCCTGGAGATTCGCGCCGCGGAAGTTCGTTCCGGCAAGCTCCGAGTAGGAAAGGTCAGCTCCACGAAGTTGTGCATCCTCGAGTTGCAAGGTTCCGAATGAGGATCCAGAGAAGTCCATTTTATCACCGATGATTTGCTCCCTGGATTTCGAAATTGCATGGAGCGTCAACGGCTCTTCATTGGAATTCTTCGTTTCCTCTGTCACGCCATCGTCAGTCGAGGCGACGTCTGCGACCGTCTTGGAGTCATCAAGCATATCCAGGAGAATCTCGGCTTCGAACTCATCTTCCGGGGCACCACCTGCAGCGAGATCCTCCCTGCGCCAATCATTCTCGATTGGGGCAACCTTCAACGGGTAGTCGATATCGAATGGTATTTCGAACGATTCTTTGGAGTCGTCGGGTATTGCGCCCGTCAACGCTGCAGAGATTGCAGCCACGAACGGGCCGACGATTTCTGCCGTATCAATACGGTAGACGATGAGTGGGTCGCCCGATTCGATATCCAGCGGCTCGGGATAGCGGAGCACCCCGTCTGCGATGGTCGTTTCGAGGAATGACTCGTCGCCAGGGAACACCCAGACGGTCATCGCCCACCCACCGGGAGGTCGACCAATCGGGCGCTTGCGAACACCTCATCGAAAATCGTCGCGATATCGTCCACCGGTGGACCTTCGATAAGGACGCCCACCTCGAAGTTCGACCCCAAGCTCGTCGTCGTTAGGTTCGCGCTTCCGACGTAAGCGATGGAATCATCGACGACCATCACCTTCGCGTGGGTCGCCACCGCCTGTCTCCCTGATTCGTCGAGCTCGAACAGTTCACGGACGTCCAACAGCCGCCGGGCTTCCGCATCAAGTTCATTGTGCATCCGGTTGAATGTCGCCCTGTGGCTCGGCTCTGTCACCTCGCGCGTCAAGATTTTCGTCACCGCCCCCTTCCGTGGGAGGCCGATGATGTCACCGATAATCCGTTGTTGTGGATCGAAGTACGGATTCGCGATACGGACCGATTCGCGAGCTTCAAGCAACAACCGACGGAGGCGCGATGGCAGCGGGCCCACGGTCTGACTCGCCAATCGGGTCACGGTCGTGCCGGGGGGGACCGTCGTCAACGTCTCGACCTGAGTCAGGTCGGACTCCAGGGGACCTTCGCTCTCGAGCGCTCTGACCGCGATTCGTTGCTGGGTCAGGACCTCGAGGACGCGATCCCGATTGAAGGCGTACTCCGAGTCGACGAGCGATCCACCCACGGCGACCCGGCTTGCAGCTTCGGTCTTCAACAGCCCGATTAAGACCGCTTCCTGTGCCCGTCTGCCGAGAGCCGAACCGCTCCGATTGAACACCGCTCGGCCGCTCGCAATCATTTCGTCCGCCGCCTCGAACCACTCTATGAGCGTCTGGATGGCCTCCTCGTCTCGAAGGGACCCTGCGATGGTGTAGTCATTACAGAGATTGTTGAACCGGTCCTGGGAGTGCTCAGCGACCATGCGATTAGATATCCCAGAAGGCCGGAACCTTTGCTCCATCCCCCACAAGAACGGTCCTGTCCAGTGTGTTGTTGAACGACTGGCAGGTGAACTCGCTCACGTGCATGCATGCGTGACAGGCAGCTCCCGACTCGTCTTCGATGCATGCGGGATCGTAGATACACTGGACGGCGTGCTTCTTCGCCTCGTCGACCCAATCATGGAGGCGGGTCTTGAACAGGGTGAACATCCCGCCGAGAGCGAAATGCTCCATGCTCTCGGCGTAGAGGATAATGGATGGTACCGTCGGGAGGATGAGCTCCGAGATGCTGTCGGAATCCAACCCACACTGCTGGCTGGCGGTCGACATCAGTGCATGGCTCATCGTATGGAGCAGCTGGTACACTTGCTCGGTCATCTCGTCCTCAATCGGTGTGAACGGGTTCTGCAGCTCCGTCGGGTCGATGTTCTCGAGGAACCAGGTCTTGAGTGCGACCTCGTCTTCGAGGTCGGGTGCGTTGGCTCCGTTCAGCACGCCAGCATCGAGCAGCCACTCGATGATAGCCTTCCTATCTATCTCGAGGACGATAGCCTCCGATGGCGATCGATCGCCGTACGCGGTCAGCGCATCGCTCGAGGCGGACTTCTCGAACGCCTTCAGGTCGACCTTGCTCGCCTGGATGTCGTCTCTGGTGTAGCCGAAAACCACTGAGAGCAGTGGGAAGCTGTCGACAATCCATGCGTCAGACACGTTGATACTTCGCAGTCGTTTGCGGTAGAGTCCGGCCTGGCGGTACTTTCGCTCGAACTTTGGATCGTCGACGTAATCTGAGAGTGGACGCGGGACCGGATGGCGGTTCACGTTCCTGACGTGCTGGCGCGGTCCTTCGTACCCCTCCGTCGAGCGGATGAAGGTGAAGAGCTCGTGGGCGATATGCGAAAACCGCGTCGAGTCGTTCGGCAAATCTACCCTCGTTTCGTTCTTTTTCGCTATCTCCACACGGCCAGGAAGCCCGGTCTGTGCGCTCCCGAGCGCGTCGAGGATGTCATCAGCAACGTCAGCAGGCACCTCTTTGAGGCGGTCTTCGATACCTGCCAACTGCTCGCCATCGATACCGCGTCGCGTCGCGACCGATTCGAGGGTGATGCCTTCCTGGTTCAGGTCGAGTAACCCAAGGTGCGCATGCATTAGCACCCGCGCCCACTCGTCGTTGAAGACGAGATCTCGAGCCTCCGGTCCCACGGGTGGAATCTCGACCATCACCTCCCGCTGTGGGTAGTAGACCGAACCGCTCTGAAGCGGGCTGGCCTCGCTGACGTACTCCGAACACCCGCTACATGGGCCGGTCAAGGATTTAATCTTCTGGCGGCACTTCCGACACCGGAACTCGAAGGTGTTGACGTTGTCTGGATCCCCACGCTTCAGAAAGACGTCTTCCCAACCGTGGCCAGGCTTATCACACGCTTTCGGCATAATGTTCGAGACCGCCCCACAGTCATGGGTCAAGACCCATTGCAGCTGGTGTAACTCGCCTTCACTACACCGGGTACAGGTTCCCTTCGTCGACGCGAGGTGCTTGTGGTTCTTTGGGTTGAACACCGCGTTGCACTGTCGACACACCATCGTCATTGGGAAGAGGTCGCCCTGGACCTCCTTGGGTCGGTAGATATCGATGGCCGCGTTCTCGATGTCGTTCCACGGCTTCTCGTCGCTGTTGCGGAACTCCTTGACAGCGCCGGCGATGCGTTTCATCACCCGCTTCTCGTCGACGTTCTCCATGCGGTCGACCTTCCAGTCATCGACCTGCATTGAGAAGCCCTCGCGCCCGTAGCTGAACAGTGCGCCAGGCGTGAACGAACTGAGTACTTGTGCGATTCCACGCCGCATCTCCGCATTACTATTATCCATCAGTGGCCACCTTCTTTGAACGACTCCACGACGACGGTGGAGTACCGGTTCGGAATGATGTCGATTTGTTGGTCGATATCCCGGAGGCTATTCATCGGCCCGTGCTCGTCCTCGGCGTCACCCGTCACCACATTCGCGATGAACTCCTCGCGGGGATCCTTCCCCAGGGGATCTTCGACCAGCCGGTCCCACACTTTATCGAACTGATCTTTGATGCGCTCACGGTAGAGGTTTATCCCGTGAACGTCCGACCACTCTTGTTCCTGTTCCTCCGTAACCGAGTAGGCCCGCTTGATAAACTCGAGGGCGTCCTCGCTGGTGATAAGGTCACGGTCTAGGGCTTCGTTGTACCCCTGGAATTGGTAGAGCGACTTCTCGGTCTGCCCTTCGAACTCGTGATGGTAGTACTGGAGGAACAGCCCGACTATGAGTCCGGGCATTGTCCGGTCGATAGCGAATTGGGCCCATCGCTCGAGCGGAGTCGCCTCGACGAGTAGGTCCTGGTAGCGGTGGTAATGTTCGAACTTTGTGTAATGCGAGCGATCTCGAGCGCGAATCGCGTCGAAGAGGACGAACACTGTCCCAGGATACCTTCGACCGACGCGTGAGTACGCCTGGATGTACTCGGCAGTGTTCCGAGGCATCCCGAAGAAGGAGATGAAGTTCAGCTTGTCGATGTCTACACCGTGTGAAATCATCGACGTCGCGATGACGATATCGATAGGCCGATCGGGATTGTCAGATTCCAACCGCGCTAGCGCGTCGCGGACCACGTCCATGTCTGTCTCTCCCGTAAGGGGGACCGATTTGAGTTCGTGATAGGGCTCGCCGTACGCCTTCAGCTGCTCGTTGAGCATCTGGTTGACGTTACGCTGCAACATATCACTCTTCGTCTTCGCGATGTTGTAGTTGACCTGTACCTCATACATTCCGAGCAATTTTTGGTAGATGTCCTTGCGCTCAGCCACGTCCGTGGGCAGGTCGAGTGGACCACCGAGTTGTGATTCCGGAATCTCCGCGAGCGCAGCATCCAGTCCGTCAAGGTCATCAGATTCCAAATCTCCCTGGAGTTCCTGGACGAGCATTGCCCGTTCGCGGATGATGGAGTTGATGGCCAAGGTTCGCGAGATGGTCCGAGGTATCGCCCCAACCATTCGACGCCCGAGTTGATATGGATCTTCGTACGCATAGAAGGACTGCCGCAGCCGCGGCCCCTGTGTCGGGAAGACGTTCGTGTCCCGCCAATAGAGCGCGTTTACCTGTGACGAAGCTCCCTTGATGGTCGCGGTCGCCGCCACGATTTTCATCTGCCACCGGCCGTCAGTGTAGCGGTTCACCAACTCTTGGATGAACGTCTCGTAATGAGAATCGAACGCACCAAATTCCTCCCGGAGCAGGTGCAGCTCGTCTTGGATGAGTATGGATGGCGGATCTACAGGCTCTACCGGAGTCAAATCGGCGCTGTCGCATCGGAGCTTTTTCGGGTAGGAGTTGTCGGCCATGAAGCACTCCTCCTCGCTGGTGAGGCCGTGCTTCTGGCAGCGATGCTTGACGCGACCGAAGAGCGTCCGCATCCTGCGCTGCCAGCCGACGATGGCGATTTTGTCGATGGTGCTCACCACGAACGTGGGAGCGTGACGGTAGACCTCCTCGTCGGTGATGTAGATGGGTAGCTCTGCTGTCTTACCACCCTGGTGTTGCACCTCTGGGCACTCAGGGTTCTCGCACTGATGGATGATTCGCATTCGCTCCAAGTCGCCCGTGACCGAGACCGTCTCGTCAGCGTCGCAGTACGGACAGTCCTGGACCATCAGCCACTCCTGTTGCTTGTCAGGGTCGTCCCTTGCCTCCTTGACGTAGTTCGTGTCGCCTCCACGATCGCTCATCGAGTAGGTCTTGTTCGGCGTGTTGTTCCGACCGACAAAGTAGCCGACACTGAACGATTCACCTGCCATCGCCGAATCGTCCCGGCGGATAGTTTCGGCCATGCAGAGGACGTCGGCGATGCGCTGGAGTTGTTGCAACGAGAGCAGGCGCAGTGGGAACTTCGTGAGCGCGGTCATCCCGAACTCCTTCCCCCGGAGGCGGTCGTAAAACGCCGCGAAGACAACCAATCCAAGGTATGCTTCGGTCTTCCCACCACCAGTCGGGAAGTAGATGACGTCACCGACATTGAGCGCATCAACGATATCCCGCTCTGGGTCTGCTTGCGCGACGATATCCGGGAGCGTCATGACGATGAAGACGATTTGGAAGAGCCGCCATTGCACGTAATCTTCACCCATCTCGGTGAAAGTCTCGTTCAGCGCGCGGAACGCCTTCTCAACCTGTGGGTCGTTCGCGATGAGTTCACGCCCCTGATGGAACCGCTCTCGTTCGGCAGCAAAGTCCCTGAGCGTCTTCTGGTACTCCTTCTGTGCCGCCGACGTTTTGCCAACCAGTATGTCATCTTCGAGATTTTCGTACTGCTCGTAGGCCGAGTCCATTTCAGCTTCGATGTTCGCGAGGACGCCATCAATGTCCCCATGTGCCAATTCGCTGAAGGGCGCGTCAACGGTCTCTCGGGAGTGATACTTCGGCTGCTCATATACAGGGACAGTGGTCGTCTGAAGACCGGTGACCGGATTCTTGCTCATACGCTCGACCGCGCAGTTCTCACCGATGGCGTAAATGTTCCCGTCGTACTGGTAGTGATCTCGAATCTCCTCGGATGGGAAGGATTTGAACAATGGCGACCCGGCCTCGACCCCGAGAGTGACATCGAAGAGGTAGGACTGCCAATCCTCGTCGGGTTCCTCTGAGTTTGGATAGTCTTCACCGAAGCCGTTGACGAGCGAGACCGAGACGGCTATTCGTCCGTCGTCACGCTGGCTGGCGGTGATTCGGAGGTACGCCGTCCACTCGACGGGTTTGGGCGTCTCGGAGAACACCTCCTCGAGATGTGCCTCGAACGATGGTTCGTCGGTAAGGCTCTCCGCTGGAACAGAGTCGGCCTCCCAGCGTTCGACACCATCTGTGGATTCGCAATAGACCCGCTCGGCTCCGTGGTACGCCTCTCGCGCCGCCTGTAACTGATTGGTTATATCGTAGTGTAGCCGTCGGTCGCGTTTGGCGGCGTCACGAATCTCCGCCCCAGGGACAGAGATTGGTTCAATGGACGGCGATAGCCGCTCGAACACCCTCAGGAGGTTTTGTTCATCGTAGGTGGCGGTCCCTCCATCTGCGTGGACCTCCCGGTCCTCGTTCGTCACCGCGAGTTCGCCATAGGAAGCCTCCTCCAATTCCCCGTATCGGAGTTGCTCCTCGTATTTAGGATAACGACGGTAGAAGAGCTTTAGATTGGGTTGGAACTCGAACTCTGCGTCGTCGAGCTCGTCGGAATCGACCTGGAACGTCAGCCCAAGCGAGAACGGTGCGACATCTTGGCCGAAGTTCTGGAAGCTATCGTCCTCTGCTTGCGCCTTCCGGAAGCGATACTGACTCGCAACAACGCCGGCGAAACATCGACGACTCGGTGTGTTCCCGTAAAGCGTCTGTTGCTCTGGTCCTCGTCCCGTAATCCGGTCGATTAACCGTCCTGTAATGACATGGTCCATCGCCTGATGGCGACGGTACTTGGTATCCCCCTCTGTATCGAACGCCTCTTCGGGTGGTCGGGTGTACTCTGGATCGTTCCGAGGTGGAATTGAATCGAAACGTGGTTTCATATAAGGAATTTGTCTGTTGCTGTAATAAGATTACCGTCGAATAACTTCATCCTCTACCGATTTCATCTCTGGAACATAATCGTCAGTTCTCGGTAACGTCGATGACCGCTTTGACGACATAGCTGGTCGAATGTTGGAGAATCATTTCACAGTCGTCACCTCCTTCGGTGAGCGTCTTCGCGACGTGCTCTCTGATTTCACTCCCTTGATGAATATGTGCACCGCGAATCTTCCTAAGTCCAGCGTCGATGAGATTGCCGTTCGAGCCCTTCAATGCGGGCTTATCGAACGCCTTGCCGATGAGTTGGATATCCTCGACGGCCCGGGGCCCCATCGTCAAACTCGGGTCTCGAGCCAGCTCGAGAGCGTCGTTGGCGATGGCGACGCTCTCGAACCAATCGCGAACCCTGACCGAACTACGATCGATACCGACACTTCTCGCTTCCCCGATTATGTAGTGGTAGACGACGGTCTCGGTGGGTTCATCGGCGCCGACCTCCTCCTGAATCTCCGTCAGTATCTCAGAGATTGTATCGTACCACGTCCGCAACTGGTCGGTCACCCTACCGCCTTCTATATCCGCGTAACGCTCATCGAGCCATTCGTCCCAGAGCTTGTTCCAATACCATGAATCAATCTCGAGGATAGTCGTCCCTTTGGAGAGCTCGGCTGGCGAACGCCACCCGTACTCTGTCTCGACATCTTGCCAGTGAGCGATACGCTCCTCGACGAGCAACCTCGTCCCAGATTCCCGGTGGAGCGTCTCGCCATCCTCGGTCTCGATATCGAAGTCCTGGTGGACGTAATCGTCGTACCGACTGGTGTCGTGGTCGAACTCGCGACCGAAGCGAGAGTTATCAAGGTGCTCAGAGAGACGGTCCTCGAGCGAATCAGCTTCTTCCGCCACCCGTGAACCTGACTCTTCCTCTACCCGTCCTTCGAATCCATCCGTATCTGCATCTTCCGTGGCCTCCTCACCTTCGGACCGATTAGAGACGGAAATCTCCGGATATGGTAACAACGCGGAATCGGTCACCTGGAAGGCAGCGTTGATTCGGTCGATGAACTGGTGGAGGCGGTTTTGGAGGTTCTTTTTATACCGACCTTCGTAGGTCAATATCGTCACATGCTCTGCGTTCGGATGCACGAGACACCCAATGTGCTGTTTACGCTGCGGCCCGGCGATGAGCAATTCATTGCACCGGTCGATGTCGCGAACTGATTCGCGGTCGGTCACCTGGACCTTGTTTCCAAGAGTGTGTCGGAACAGTGCCTTGTCCTCGAGAAGGCGTTCCATGAGAGTATGACGCCACGCCGGTGTAGGCGTGAAAATCCCGAGCGAACGATGTTCGGTGACGGCAGCTTCGACACGGTCGCGGATTGCATCGTAGAGTTCGTTCCGTTCATCAAGTGCTAGGAGGAGGCGCTCCAATTGCTCGTGGACGTCCGATGCGCCGGCACGAGTCATCATATCTGCGTTCGAAACGAAGGAACCGAACTCGTCGACGAACTCACCCATCGTCCAGGATTGTCGACCTCGTTTCCCCCGTCGACGTTTGTCCAGGACCCACCTATCGTAGTAATCCGCGGGGACAGGCAAGCGCTCGAATCGCTTCAGGTACGAATATGACTTCCACCCACCGAGCTCAGCGCCGTTCTCGACGAGGAACATCGCCGCTTCATTAGCATCTTCGAACATCGGTATCAGCCGTTTCGCATCGATTGCGTCAATCCGAATTTCTTTTTCCGTCGCTAGGGCCTCGAGTTCAGCATCGCTCGACAACGGGACCGGTGATTCCGGACGATAGACACCGTCCCCATCGACTACAGA is a window encoding:
- a CDS encoding pentapeptide repeat-containing protein, coding for MTVWVFPGDESFLETTIADGVLRYPEPLDIESGDPLIVYRIDTAEIVGPFVAAISAALTGAIPDDSKESFEIPFDIDYPLKVAPIENDWRREDLAAGGAPEDEFEAEILLDMLDDSKTVADVASTDDGVTEETKNSNEEPLTLHAISKSREQIIGDKMDFSGSSFGTLQLEDAQLRGADLSYSELAGTNFRGANLQGADLRGAELKGADFTYAKIKGADFRGANLTNATLTEDLAECRFSGAILDDANLRRATLEGVDLSGARLEGTDLTGTFLRRARFDRANLSGALLDGATLTGASFEHATLSNARFIDANLQEVSFRNASIPDTTFGMCNLKGSVFDEANLSGSDLTEAILDEASFQDANLESIVLQSQNAKGLDFTDANLSGGNLRDVRLDAARFSGARLVETRFDRADISDAVITDAKASGASFVNANVERVAFDQTELFRADFKGASMYGAMLESARIGGGTEFNEINTEENLAEINSNLYVNYDPRSDAEVHETATTQTSSIRKAMSVYGTLEQVMRDNAFGDFATHYFRNRKELEQRFHREQGATVPLYINRFSQITTDYGESLSRLVKRTAVLVIGVMPFVYPAMGLTHTNLGPVGYLEVGYIAPLFGLLLSLSTFTGLGYGQLSVSPAGEVIATLETGLGVLFFALVVFVLTRQVGR
- a CDS encoding helicase-related protein, producing the protein MKPRFDSIPPRNDPEYTRPPEEAFDTEGDTKYRRHQAMDHVITGRLIDRITGRGPEQQTLYGNTPSRRCFAGVVASQYRFRKAQAEDDSFQNFGQDVAPFSLGLTFQVDSDELDDAEFEFQPNLKLFYRRYPKYEEQLRYGELEEASYGELAVTNEDREVHADGGTATYDEQNLLRVFERLSPSIEPISVPGAEIRDAAKRDRRLHYDITNQLQAAREAYHGAERVYCESTDGVERWEADSVPAESLTDEPSFEAHLEEVFSETPKPVEWTAYLRITASQRDDGRIAVSVSLVNGFGEDYPNSEEPDEDWQSYLFDVTLGVEAGSPLFKSFPSEEIRDHYQYDGNIYAIGENCAVERMSKNPVTGLQTTTVPVYEQPKYHSRETVDAPFSELAHGDIDGVLANIEAEMDSAYEQYENLEDDILVGKTSAAQKEYQKTLRDFAAERERFHQGRELIANDPQVEKAFRALNETFTEMGEDYVQWRLFQIVFIVMTLPDIVAQADPERDIVDALNVGDVIYFPTGGGKTEAYLGLVVFAAFYDRLRGKEFGMTALTKFPLRLLSLQQLQRIADVLCMAETIRRDDSAMAGESFSVGYFVGRNNTPNKTYSMSDRGGDTNYVKEARDDPDKQQEWLMVQDCPYCDADETVSVTGDLERMRIIHQCENPECPEVQHQGGKTAELPIYITDEEVYRHAPTFVVSTIDKIAIVGWQRRMRTLFGRVKHRCQKHGLTSEEECFMADNSYPKKLRCDSADLTPVEPVDPPSILIQDELHLLREEFGAFDSHYETFIQELVNRYTDGRWQMKIVAATATIKGASSQVNALYWRDTNVFPTQGPRLRQSFYAYEDPYQLGRRMVGAIPRTISRTLAINSIIRERAMLVQELQGDLESDDLDGLDAALAEIPESQLGGPLDLPTDVAERKDIYQKLLGMYEVQVNYNIAKTKSDMLQRNVNQMLNEQLKAYGEPYHELKSVPLTGETDMDVVRDALARLESDNPDRPIDIVIATSMISHGVDIDKLNFISFFGMPRNTAEYIQAYSRVGRRYPGTVFVLFDAIRARDRSHYTKFEHYHRYQDLLVEATPLERWAQFAIDRTMPGLIVGLFLQYYHHEFEGQTEKSLYQFQGYNEALDRDLITSEDALEFIKRAYSVTEEQEQEWSDVHGINLYRERIKDQFDKVWDRLVEDPLGKDPREEFIANVVTGDAEDEHGPMNSLRDIDQQIDIIPNRYSTVVVESFKEGGH
- a CDS encoding phosphatidylserine/phosphatidylglycerophosphate/cardiolipin synthase family protein, with protein sequence MVAEHSQDRFNNLCNDYTIAGSLRDEEAIQTLIEWFEAADEMIASGRAVFNRSGSALGRRAQEAVLIGLLKTEAASRVAVGGSLVDSEYAFNRDRVLEVLTQQRIAVRALESEGPLESDLTQVETLTTVPPGTTVTRLASQTVGPLPSRLRRLLLEARESVRIANPYFDPQQRIIGDIIGLPRKGAVTKILTREVTEPSHRATFNRMHNELDAEARRLLDVRELFELDESGRQAVATHAKVMVVDDSIAYVGSANLTTTSLGSNFEVGVLIEGPPVDDIATIFDEVFASARLVDLPVGGR
- a CDS encoding DUF1998 domain-containing protein encodes the protein MQVDDWKVDRMENVDEKRVMKRIAGAVKEFRNSDEKPWNDIENAAIDIYRPKEVQGDLFPMTMVCRQCNAVFNPKNHKHLASTKGTCTRCSEGELHQLQWVLTHDCGAVSNIMPKACDKPGHGWEDVFLKRGDPDNVNTFEFRCRKCRQKIKSLTGPCSGCSEYVSEASPLQSGSVYYPQREVMVEIPPVGPEARDLVFNDEWARVLMHAHLGLLDLNQEGITLESVATRRGIDGEQLAGIEDRLKEVPADVADDILDALGSAQTGLPGRVEIAKKNETRVDLPNDSTRFSHIAHELFTFIRSTEGYEGPRQHVRNVNRHPVPRPLSDYVDDPKFERKYRQAGLYRKRLRSINVSDAWIVDSFPLLSVVFGYTRDDIQASKVDLKAFEKSASSDALTAYGDRSPSEAIVLEIDRKAIIEWLLDAGVLNGANAPDLEDEVALKTWFLENIDPTELQNPFTPIEDEMTEQVYQLLHTMSHALMSTASQQCGLDSDSISELILPTVPSIILYAESMEHFALGGMFTLFKTRLHDWVDEAKKHAVQCIYDPACIEDESGAACHACMHVSEFTCQSFNNTLDRTVLVGDGAKVPAFWDI